The genomic region GCCTTTCCATGTCTCCCTGCACGCGCCCGACAGCCTCACGTACAGCGCCAGTACCACGAGGTTGACGGCGTAGGAGACGCCGTTGCTGAGCGCGGCGCCCTTGCTGCCCATGCCGGCCTTGTACACCAGCGCCCAGCACACCAGCACGTGGCAGAGCGCCGTGGCGCCGCAGCTGGCCGCCACGGGCAGGACCACGCTCTGCGTCTGCAGGAAGCGGACGTGGCACTGCAGCGGCACGTAGGCGGCCAGCGACGGGACGAGCCACCGCGCGTACGCGCCGGCCTCCGCCGCGATCTGCGGGTCCTGGCCGAGGAGGAGCAGGATCCGGCCGGCGCACGCCCACACGACCGCGATCGGGACGCAGGCGAGCCCGAGCACCACCATCGCGCGCTGCTTGTACACGCCCAGGAGGTGGTGCTGCCGCGCGCCGAACGCCTGCCCGCACAGCGTGTCCAGCGCGCTCGCCATGCCGGTCTTGGCCACGACGATCGAGACATGGCAACAAAACGATCGATGGGTCAAAACAACGGAACGGAGTGCTAGTAGATGGATTGGGGACTCGGTCGGTCCGAGGGCGTACGAGAAGGCTGTAGCCCGTGACGTTGGCGAGGGAGGTGGCCAGGGAAGCGCCGGCGAGGTGGAGCTCGCCGAGGTGGCCAACGAATATGATGGACGCCATGCTGACCACGTTCTGCAGCACGCAGCTGGCGACGATCGGCCCCGCCAGCCGCATCAGCCGCTTCGCCTCCGCCGCCTTGCCCTCCGCCGGCGACGGGAGCAACGGCTCAAGGACGGCCGCGCATGGCTTGTGGTCCATCGATTCGATTCGACCCCCCCGATccgcgccgcccgcccggccgccccgaTAAAATGGATCGCGTTTTATTATGGGGAGGGACGACCGGAGGAGTGAGGTCGTGTGACTCGGATGACTCAACACATCCGGCGCGATACATTTCGTTGCTGCTTTGGTTTTCGCCTCCTCGTTTGAATTCGGCGCTACTCCGCGACAGATTGGGCCCATGATGGCCTGTATTAGTTTAGGAACTTCTCATAGTGACGGTAAAAGTATCTAGATTAGGATTTTGATGATTAATAATAATATTTTGTATTGTTATGATTAACGTATGGTTTGCAGGATTAAATTAAATAAGATTACAAAAATAATGATGGACTACGTAATATGGTTTTTACCTCTATTAATGATAAttaattttttatttttaaataaTAAGCCAGAAGATTTAGAATGAGCTAATTCTAAATATCAATGGAGCTAATAGATATATAATAGATTAATGACATACCATTTATTGATCATACTGTAAAGAGAAGATATTAATGGGTAGCTTGATCTAAATAAGTATAGTGATAAGTGATGATGTAAACTTATGAAATCTACTGCTCCCTCCATTTTTTATTTGACGTTTTTTATTCAAAAATGAAATATGCAACGTTAAATATTTAAAATGGATGTAGCACTATGCAACTCTATGAAAGCTAATGTTAATTTTGCTGCTAGATTCGCCCTTGTCGGTGTGTACCGGATACATGACACCGGACATGGGGTTGCCCTGTTCAGAATAAAGAGAGCACTAGTGTGTCCAGTGTGCGCCGGATAGGGCACCAAGAGTGCATTTGTAGACAGGTGTGAAAGGCTCTACACTCACCGGCCATGACACCTAGAAGGGTTGTAGATGATTGTGAGAGACTGAATACTCACATGACTTGTCCCGTGAGGCACTGGATACCACACCAGATTGGGTACTCAAAGAGGTGTGTAACTGTGCACCTTGAGTCGTATACTCACTAGatgtgtccggtgaggcaccgttcATCGCACTAGACATTAGTACAGTAACGACTAGTTCCTGAAAATATCCGCTGTAGCTACACTGGATGTGTCCGGTGCGAGAGgtaggtgtgcaccagacatggatGCATCAATGAAAGACGAGTGGAAGTGCAATGGATAGTTCCTTGCCTTGGAGCTATATACATAGGTTATATATACCCATTCATCTCATCTATTTGAGTTCTCTTGTCCATTTGTTCAGTTGAAGAAACCCATTTAAGTGAAAGATAAAGAACCTTTGCATAGTGATATGATTGAGTTTTTATAATCTCAATATTAGTGGCCTCATTAGTGTTGGGAGTAACAAGTGCACATCCAACGTTCTCATTAGGCTTGGTCAGGTCAAGTGAGAGTTTGTGCTTGTTACTTGGAGATAGACATCACCTAAATGACTTGGTAGCAACCGAGAGTTTGTTGGTCATCCGATGGAGAATGTGGGTGTGGACTAACTCAAAATAGCTGCAAATTATTCACCATGCTAGAATGACGAACAATCAACCTATAGAGAGAACTTGATCCTTGCATAGATCAAGGCAGAGCAACTCCATGTgcgggtgctccaagaggactagTGGGGAGTGTCGACTCTCTGATACCTCAGCAAAACATCGTCATGTTTCTGACCCTTCTatactttgagcatttacatttGAGCAATTCAGTTCTTATCTTTACATTACTAGAATTGTCATGGTAGAATATGGTTGGAACCTAGGGTGTAAAATTTTTATGATAGAATAGAAAACATTATTAGGCACAAGGGGTGAAgtgggtgtcggtgttttgggtccgaccgcacacccggggttgcccctcaaggtgtttttaggagtaggacggtgtcaacaactgtagcaaaatggttcgtgccgatcgcacgagggacagtggacaagatttacaggttcgggccgcttagaagtgcgtaataccctacgtcctggtgagtatatgagcgtggttacaagaggattctctggatagagggcgcagagagtttttgtgggtggctaagtagaacagggtcgatcgatctgaaggggtgccccctaggccttatatactcggccgtggagcagtacatgtgatatgataacaacaagtagctaaaagatagtgaacctcttgagtttatccctacgtaaccttcgccgacttatcctcgcatggctcttgttgtatgggggcttcagcgcgggaaagtcgggtctttgttgtgattcattcgttcgtcgttgtgggccgcctgtgtttgcactaatcagtcttacgtcttctttgttggttgcctttccctaggcccacgaaagaatgaccttacgaattattgggcctttgggcctttcgtgaggccttttacttctttagtggacccaggggatatctatcccccacaagcccccgatctttgggttgatttagaggtaatcaactcaaagatccaaggtccaagaaatgattccctgctgtcttctctggctctgatcactcgtccgaccaaagtttggctttgtgcttgtgccttagaggtcgacattttggattgtaagactctggaattcattgggtgcaccggaggtgcacccaatgggtgtagcccccgacctttgagtagattttagaagataatctactcgaaggtcttcttccaaaggttatctccattcgcgctcctgcatctcggttgaggattagtcttttcaatcttgctctacgccttagaagtcggcgctataccggtttagaataatattccatggggtgcaccg from Zea mays cultivar B73 chromosome 6, Zm-B73-REFERENCE-NAM-5.0, whole genome shotgun sequence harbors:
- the LOC100272795 gene encoding Protein DETOXIFICATION 16, whose amino-acid sequence is MDHKPCAAVLEPLLPSPAEGKAAEAKRLMRLAGPIVASCVLQNVVSMASIIFVGHLGELHLAGASLATSLANVTGYSLLTGMASALDTLCGQAFGARQHHLLGVYKQRAMVVLGLACVPIAVVWACAGRILLLLGQDPQIAAEAGAYARWLVPSLAAYVPLQCHVRFLQTQSVVLPVAASCGATALCHVLVCWALVYKAGMGSKGAALSNGVSYAVNLVVLALYVRLSGACRETWKGFSREAFKDLWRFAELAWPSAMMICLEWWSFEVLVLLSGLLPNPQLETSVLSICLNTGALLYMIPLGLTYSISTRVSNELGAGQPQAAKMAAKVVMYMALSEGLVISLTMTLLRNIWGYVYSDEEEIVTYISKMLPILGISFFIDGLHSSLSGVLTGCGKQKIGAAVNLGAFYLLGIPVAVLLAFVFHLNGMGLWLGIVCGSATKLGFLLFVTCSVDWDKEAVKARYRVLGSSLPLA